The Deinococcus puniceus genome segment CACCAAGGTCACTGTGCCGGACATCAACGACACCGTCACTATCAACCCGACGCCTGTGGCTGCGCCTGTCAAGAGCGTTGACTTGGCCGCTGCCAAGCCCGGCGAAGTGCTGACCTACACCATCGTCGGCAAGAACACCAGCAACGCCAACATCACCAAGGCGTTCGTGAAAGACACCGTGCCGACCAACACCACGTTCGGTAGCTGGAGCGCCGTTAGCGACGCTGCGGGCACCATCTTGTACAGCAGCAACGGCACCAACTGGAGCGCCACTGCTCCTGCCGCTGGCCCTACCGTGTACGCGGGCCTCGACAGCAACAACGACGGCACCATCTCCACCGCCGACATCCTGCCTTCGGGCAAGAGCATCACGGCCACCTTTACCGTCAAGGTGAACTAAGCCTGTTTCAGCGCACCCCGCCTGCTTGGTGGGGTGCGCTCTGCCCGTCAACTTGCCGTCGCTGGCATGATTTGTCTTTGAATCCAAATAGTTCCCGACAACACGAGACTTCCTTTTCTCAACACTTCTTAACACTTCTCAATACTTCGGAAGATCAGACCATTCAGTCCATTTCCGGGAGGCACTGTGCGAAAACCCCTTGTGTTCAATACGCTGGCAGCCTTGGCGCTGGCCCTCTCCAGTTCTGCGTTTGCTGCAGGCACACCCGCCGGAACCGTGATTCAGAACCAAGCGTTCCTTGAATTCTCGCCCAACCCTGGCCAGCCCCCGCTGGTGATTCCGTCTCTTCCAGTCGAAACCACCGTGCTGCCCGTCTGCTCGGTCAGTGTGCTGCCCAACGGCACGCTCGCCGCGCCCGGCCAAAGCTACAGCCTGCTGCCCGGAGAGGGCGCGGTGCTGCGCTACGTGATTGCCAACACGGGCAACACCAGCAACACGCTGGGGCTGCAAGTGGTCACCGACGCCGCCTCGCAGTTCACGCCCGGCGACCTGAGCCTGCACATCGACGCGAACGGCAACGGCATCATCGACGCCAACGAACCCGCCGCCACGCAGATCACGCTGGCCGCCGACCAGACCGCCGACGTGCTGGTGCAGGTCACCACGACCTCCGCCGCACGTGGCAACGCCTTCCTGAACCTGATCGGCTCTTGCGCCACCAACATCACGGGGACGGCAGGCGAGCGCGACGACAACAATGTGGCCCGCGTGACCGTTGGCGAGCCGCCCACCCTGACCGTCACCAAATCCTTCTCGCCCCCCAGCCTGAACCCCGGCCAAGAAACCACCGTGACCGTCACGGCCCGCAACACGGGTGCAGGCGCTTCCCGCGAAGTGCTGATCACCGACATGATCAACACCACCGCCATGAAGGACTTCACCTTTATCGGTGGCAGCGCCCGCCTCCTCGACGCGCAAGGTGCGGCCCTCGGCAAAGTGGAATACACGCCCGACGGCACCGCGTGGCAGGCTGCCGAGTCCATGCCTGTGGCGGGTTTGCGGGGCCGGATCTCCAGCCTCGCGCCCAACGCCAGCGCCGTGCTGACCTTCCGCCTGCGTGCGCCCCTGACCGAAGTGGGCACGCGCCGCAACATCGCCACGCTCATCAGCGGCGACCAGACCGTAGAAGCCCCTGCCGACGTGACCGTGAAGTACAACCCCGAAATTGCGCTGGGGCCAGTGGGCAACCCGCGTGCGCTCACGGGCGGCGAAGGGAGCGCCAATGACCGCCAAGTGAAAGACGTGGCCGTGTTGGGTCAGGAAGTCTGCTTCGTTCAGACCGTGCAAAACCTCGGTGACCGTGCCGACACGCTGACCATCACGGGCCGCCTGCTGATCGGGGAAGCCACGTTCCGCTTTACTCAAGTGGGCGGCGCACCGATTGCCGAGCCGTTCCAGATTCCGGCCCTCGCGCCGCAAGCCACCCAAGATTTCCGGGTGTGCGTGACGCCCAGCAAAGCGGGTGCCGGTGCCGAAGCCTTGCGCCTCGAACTGACCGCCAAGAGCAGCATGGGAGCCGCCGACAACCTCACCATCGACAGCATTCTGACGCTGGTCGACAATGCCCTGAAGCCCGTGAAATCGGTGGACGTGGGCGACATGAAACTGGTGAAGCCGGGCCAAGACCTGAGCTACACCCTGACCTTCACCAACGCCCAGAGCTTTGCCCTGACCAACGTGGTCGTGCGCGACAACCTGAACGTGATTCAGGTGCTGGACGCCGCAGGCAAGCTGACCCGCACCGACACGCTGGAATTCGTGAGTGCCGATAACGGCGGCGTGCTGGAAAGCACCGAAGCCGTGTGGCGCTTCCCCAGTGTGGCGGCGGGCCAGACCCTCACCCTGAACCTCAAGACCCGTGTGCCTGCCACCAGCCCCGACGGCTCCAGCGTCGTGAACGTGTTCACCGTCGCCAGCAGCGAGATTCCTGCGCCCGTGCCCTCCAACCCCATCACGAACCCCGTGTTCGACCCGGCCAACCTGACGCTCGTCAAGAGCAGCACGCCCGCGCTGGTGTCGTTCGGTCAAGAAATCACCTACACCTTTACCGTGACCAACAAGAGCGCCGCTGCCAACCTGACCCTGATCGAAGTGGTGGACAACCTGCCCACCGGTCTGGTGTACGTGGAAGGCAGCAGCACGCTGGACGGCGCGGCCATCACGCCCACTGTGTCCGGCCGCACCTACACCTGGCAGATTCCTGGCCTCGCTGCGGGACAAGTGGCCGAAGTCCGGTTCCGCGCCCTCGTGACCCCCGAAGCAGGCACCGAAATTCGCAACAGCGCGGTCGCCACTGCCATCTCACCCGGCGGCGTTCCTACCGCACCCACCCCTCCCAGCAGCACCGTGACCAAAATTACCCCCGAAAGCATCTTCGGACGCAACACCGCCGACATCGTGGGCTACGTCTTCCTTGACCGCAACCGCGACGGCATCTACAACAAAGGCTCGGACGTGCCTCACCCCAACGCCCGCGTGATCTTGGCCAACGGACGCATCGCCCTGACGGATGTCGAAGGCCGTTACCGCTTCGGCAACGTCATGGAAGGGACGGTGGCTGTGCGCCTCGACCCCAACAGCGTCATCCCCCAGAACCTCAGCATTCCGCAAGATGCAGGCCTTTCCGGCAGCCGCCTGGTGTACGTGCGAAACCTGACCAGCATCGACTTCCCCCTGGCCCCCGACGGCGGCGACATCGCCGTGATCCGCGACACCACCCTGCGCGTGAAAGGTGGCCTGCCCGAAGCCCAGAACAGCTTCATGGTTCGCAAGCAAGTCTTTACCACCGAAGAAGCGGGGGTGTACCGCGTCCAGCTGATCTTGTCGGCCAGCGCAAACCTCCCCGCCTTTAGCCTCACCGATCCATTGCCCGCCGACGCTGCGCTGCTTGACGGCCAGAACGTCCTGAATTTCGACACGCTTCCCAGTGGAGAACGTGCGGTCACGTACCGCTTCCGCTGGGCTGGCGATTCCAAAGGTGCCGTCACCGACCCGACGGCCAGCTGGAGGTACTGAGTGAAACGCGCTCTGACAACCCTGACGGCGGCGCTGCTGAGTACAGCCGTCGCACAAGAAATCGCAACTTCTCTTCCCCTGACCAGCGTCGGCAACAAGCTGATGTGGACGGTGGGCGACCAAGACCTGAAACTGGTGGTGGGCCTCGGCTCCCGCGTTCAGCTCGACGTGTACGGCGCACAGTTCGACCCGCAGGACTACCGCAGCGACGATTACTTCGGCGATGAAAACTACTCGACTGAGCGGCCCAAAGCCCCGGTGGCCAGCACCTTTACCCTGATCGATGCCAGCGGCGCAGTCGTCAAAGAGCAGAACTTCGGCGTGGGCGCACAGGACTGGCAGACGTTCCTGAATGCCGATCTGCCCGCCGGAGATTACACGCTGCGGGTTCGTACCGAGGGCAACGGCAAAAATACCTTCGCCTTCCGGCTGAACTCCATCAGCGCGGCCATCGAAGCCAAGCACCTGAACGTCACCATCCGCTCGAACGACTGGGTGCCTGCGCTGAACGTGGTCAACCCCGGCGGCGAACTGGGCATCCGCATGTACGACGGCGACGGTGCGGGCGAGCTGGAAGCCGAACTGCGCGACGCGGCGGGCAACGTCTACCCCCAGAAGGTCAGCGGCCAGCTGGAGTGGGACGACATCAAGGTGCCTGCCGAAAAGGGCAACTACACCCTGTACCTGCGCCAGCCCGCCAACACCTTCCAGTATTCCAACTCGGTGGGCTTCGAACTCAGCACCGGCCCGATCAAAGTCGTGGTGGCCGATACCACCGGACGCCTGGAAGTGCTGGCCGAACTGATCTTGCCCGACGAAGTGTTGCCCACGCAGGCCACCGTGACGGTAGGCGACCAGAGCTACAACGTGAACGGCTCGGTTGGCCCGCTGACCGTGCCCGCCAAGGACTACCCCGTTACGGTAGCGCCGATCAAGGGCGCAGTCGTCACCGTCGACAAAGAAACCGTCACGGTGGTCAAGAAAGAAACGGCTCAGGTGAAGGTGCAGGTCAAGCCCGACGTGGCGCTGTCCTTTACCGCCGACAAACCCGAAGTCTGTGTGGGCGACGTGGTGACCTTCACGGCCCGCGCCACCACCGAATTCGAGCGCCAGACCCTGCCCGCCCAGTTGCGCGTGAAGTTGCCCGCAGGCTTTACCGCCGCCGGAGAAACCACCGCCACCGCCCGTGTAGATGCCGCCAACCCCGGCGTTCTCACCTTCGAGGCCAAAGCCGACGCGGCAGGCAGTGGAGACTTTACCGCGACCCTGTTGCCGTGGAACAAAACGCAGGCCCTCGGCGTCAAGGTGCTGCCCACCGCCACGCAAATCGAGCTTCGGCGTGCGGCGTTGGCTCCCACTTTGGCCGGAGAAGTGGTCACGGTCAGCCTGACGGTGAAGAACACCAGCGGCGTGGACGCGCCCTACACCCTTACCGACGCTCCCGGCGAAACGCTGGAAGCCCTCGATCCGGTGGTCTTTAGCGGCACGCTGAAACCCGGCGAAGAGCAGACCCTGACCTACCGCGCCCGCGTGCGTGGCGACGCCGGAGCCGAAGGCCAATTGAATGCCACCCTGACCAGCAACTGCGCCAGCAGCCAAACTGTCGGCGGCGTGCTGGGTGTCCAGACACCGCCCCCGGTGGTGGTGGCTCCTACGCCTGTGGTGTCGGTGGCCCGCGAAAGCACCGTGCGGATTCCCTTTGACGCACCCAAAGCGGCCACCCAGATTGTCGTGGCGCACCAGCCGCCCGCCGACTCGGTGTATGTGCCCGGCACCAGCACCCTGAGCGGCAAAACCATTGCCGATCCGCAGACCGGCCCCAGCGGCAAGTTCTACTGGACGACCCCCGGTGCGGCCAGCGGCGTGCTGACCTACCGCGTCACGCATGAGGGCAACCTGCCTGCCCTCGCCAGCCCCACCCTGATCGGCAAGTACGCCAAAGACCGCCTCGAAGTGTTGGTCGGAGACGGCCAACTCGATGACCTGAATACCCTGACTTCCATTGCCCAGAGTGCGGCAGCTGTGAAGGAAAACGACGGCGCGGTGAAGTTGCCCCTTGAAGGCGCAGTCTTCCGTGACCGTGACCGGATTACGATTGCCGTGCAGGGCGACGTGACCGACAAGGCCCTGCCCAGCGTCAACGGCGTCCCTGTGGAGGCGGCCACCCTCGGCAAAACTGTCGTGGACGCTTCGGGCACCAGCCAGCGTCAGGAATACTTCGGCATTCCGCTGCGCACCGGCGAAAACACCATTACCTACGGCGGCCAGAGCGTCAAGGTGTTCCTGTCGGGCAGCCCGGTGGTGGCGCAGTTTACGCCCCAGCAACTCGTGGCCGACGGCACTACGCCTCTACGTGTGGGCATCCGCCTCACCGATGCCGCCGGAATCACCACCGCCAGCTCCAACGTGACCGTGCAGGTCGACCTCGAAGTGACGCAGGGCGACAGCCAGCCGCGTGTCGGCTCCTATCAGGTCAAACTGACCGACGGCGTGGGCGTGCTGGAACTCGAACCCCTCAGCGCCCCCACCAGCTTCACGGTGCGCCTGCTGCTCGGAGAAAAAGTCATCAGCCGCTCGTTTGAAGCGGTGCCCAGCAAGACCCGCGTCGGCATCGGTATGGTCAGCATAGGCGCGATGTTGCAGCAGGGCGGCGACCTCGGCGGCACCATTGCCAGCGAAGCCCGCGCTCACGGCTACTTGGAGACCCCCATTGGCGACGGCAAGTTGTACGTGACCGCCAGCGGCGCGGTGACCGGGCAGGGCGCGACCTTCACCCGTGACCTCGGCGTGAAGTTGCCCACCAGCGCCAATCCGCTGGAGCGTTATCCCAACTACGGCGATTCCTCCAGCGAGCAGATTCCGTTGCAGGGCATCGACCCCATCGCGGCCCGCTACGAGCACCCAGCCTTCAATGTGCAGTACCGCCAATCCGCTGTGCCCGTCGATGTGTTCAATGTCGGCGTCACGCCCACCGCTCTCAGCGGCTTTACCCGCAGCAATCCGCAGGTGTCGGGCTTCGCGGCCCTGCTCCCCGCCGATCTGGTCACCAAAACATTCGCGGCCAACGGCACCCGCATCCTGAGCCTCGGCAGCAGCGACCTGCAACCCGACAGCGAAACGGTGGAACTCATCACCCTTGACCGCCTGACCGGAGCCGAGCAGATTCAGACCCTGCGGCGCATGACCGATTACACCGTTGATCCGGTGGCAGGCGTGCTGTCGTTCCAGCGCCCAATGAACCTCGTCGATGAGCGCGGCAACGAAGTGCGTGTGCGCGTGTCTTACCGCCTGAACGATCCTCTCGGCGAGCGCCAGTTGGCGTGGGGTGTGCAAGCCGGAGCACGTTTGGGCGAGCACCTGAAAGTCGGGGCCGCCGTGGTTCAGATGGACAGCGTGACCTCGGTGGGAGCGCGTGCCCAGTACGACGACGGCACCAGCCGCGCCGACGTGTTGGCCGCTTACGCCGGATCGGGCCTGCTCCTGAACGGCACCGCCAGCGCCCAAACCGACCGCTTCAGCGCCAGCGGCAGCGTCCGTCTTCAGGGAGACGGCTACACCGGCCTGAACAGCGTCAAACCCGGCTTGGCTGTGGCCGCCGACGCCACCTACAAACTCACCGACAACTTTGGCGTGAACGCACGCGGCACCTACCACCGCGACGCCGACACCAATGGCGATCCCACCGACGATGCCACTGGCGGCACTGCCGACCTGCGCGGCCTGTACACCTTCGCCCCGTTTACGCTGGGTGCGGGCATCCGGGCAGGCATCGGCGATCAGCAGGGCTTCGGCGTGGTTGGCAGCGTGGGGTATGCACGCAACGGCACCAGCGTGACTCTCGATCATGCACAGGGCCTCAGCGGCGACCTGCCGACGATTACTACCCTGAAGGCCAGCGTGCCTGTGCTGGAAAATGTGACGGCAGAAGCTCAGGACGTGTACACGTGGGGCGTCGGCCACCGCGCCTCGGTGGGCCTGAAAGCCAAATTGGGTATGACCAATCTGGCCGTGAACTACGACCTGCCTACCGCCGACGGCGCAGGCAACCGCGCCCGCTTCGGCGCAGACACCGCTTTCCCCCTCTCCGACAAGCTGTCGCTGGGGCTGAACGGCAGCTACGTGATGGACTTGGCGGGCGACGAAGACGGCTGGAATGCCGGGGCCAGCCTGCGCTTCAAGGAAGATCGTCTGAGCGCCACGCTCGGCGGCGACCTGAGCAACACCGGCGACGGATTCCGCGCTGTCCTGAAGGGCGGAGCCACCTACAGCCTGAACGACGAATGGACGGTCAGCGCCGACGGCACCCGCGTCTTTGCCGAGACCGCTGCCGAAAGTGGCACCGCGTTTGCCGTGTCGGGGGCGCTACGGGCCAGCCAGTGGCAAGGCCTCGCCTACCTGCGCTACAAAGACGGCGTGCTGTCGGGCGGCAAACCCGAAGTGATCGCCGAAGCCAACCTTGAGTACCATGTGCCCAAATACGCCGTGCGCGGTGGTCTGGCGGCCCGTTCGCTGCTCGATACGCCCGGCAGCCTCACCTATCAGGCGTCGGCCAGCGGCACGTATTACGTCACAGACCGTTTGGGTCTGGGCCTCGCCGCCCGCGCCCTCGTGCAGCCTGCCACCAGCTACAGCGCCCTCAGCGTGGGTGTAGAAGGCAGCTACCGCGCCCTGCCGGGAACTTGGGTCACGTTGGGCTACAACCCGCTGGGCTTTCAGGGCATCGGCACCAACATCTACACCCGTCAGGGCGCGTATCTCCGCCTTGACCTGATGCTCGATGATGGACAACCCAACGGCGTGGCTGTGGGCAATGCAGCCCCAGTTGGCGGCCAACCCGCCCTGCCTGACGCTTACGCACCCACGCAGCCTGTGGTCAAGGAGCCTTGAAGATGACCACTCGCTTGTTGCGCGGCCCTGCCGAGAATCAATCCCTACTACGGAGCTTCTGGAGAAACGAGACATGAAACTGAATTGGTTGCCTGCTGTGTATAGGCCAACATTATCCCCGCGCCTGGCCCTGCGCCTCGCACTTCTCGCGCCTCTGGTGGGCGGCGTGGCCTCTGCCCAATCAATGTGTCAGGCCAACGGCGGCACTCTGGAAATAACCAACCTCGTGACCAATGAAAGTCGGGGAACCTTCGGAACCTTGGGGGCTTTCTACCGTGATCTAGAGCCTGCGAATCGGCCTGGAGCGCCTTATCAGTTCAGCAGCACCACGCAATTCGACTCTTTTGGCAGACCCGGCGTTCTGGTGCTCAATCAGAAATATACAGTGACTTCCACCTTCGGCAGTGGGGCCAGATTAAATTCCTATGGCCCTTGGCAGGCCTATCCCGGCCATACCACGGGCAGCGCCGATGACGCCTATCTGGCCGTCAACGGAGCAGTCTCGCAGGCGACCTTTTTGCGGCAGCCCGTAACGCTGAAGCCCAACACCACCTACGAAGTCGGGTTGTGGGGCCGTTCTCCCCACGCCGCCAACTCTATCTACGGTGGGCCGGGCGGGAGTGCGCAGCTTGCTATTACCGTCGATGGTTTGGCCACAGGCACAACCACCGATCTGCTGCGAGGCGAAGATTGGGAACGCGGCTCCGTCATTTTCAACTCCGGTAACACCACCAGTAGTACGGTGTTCTACAAAAACATTTCGACCGCCGATGAAGGAAACGACTTTTACGTCGATGACGTGTACTTGCAGGAGTGTGTGCTGCCTTCAGGTTCCATGACGGGTACGGTGTACCAAGATAGCAACGCAAACGGCGTGCAGGACAATGGCGAACCGGGTATCGCAGGCGTGACCATGAAGGAAACAGACCGCAACGGCTCCACGTCGACGGTGGTCACGGACAGCAACGGCAGGTACACCTTTTCCAACCTGCCCGTTCTCAACAACGCTTACAGAACTGACGTGGTGGCAAGCTCGGCACCGCTTCAGGGCCTGATCGCGACCACCCCAACCTCCACAACGGGCGTCAATGTGGTGGCCAACAGCACCGTACCGGGTGGCAATTACGGCTATAAGCCCCCCAACACCCAGACCGACCTCGCGGTGTACAAGTACGTTGATCTCAATCACCCCGACTTTCCCAGCCGGGATCCCGCTATCAGCCAGTACTACCGGGGCGACACGGTGGCCTATTACTACGAGGCGTTCAACAACGGCCCGAACGCTGCCGATGGAGCGAAGCTGGTAGATGCCCCACGTCAGGCAGGCCAACTGAGCTACTTGACTTGGACGTGTACGGCCAGTGGCGGCGCGCAGTGCCCCGCCGCCAGTGGTACAGGCGCGCCCAACCTGACCTTGCCCAAATTTCCATCGGGCGGCAAAGTGGTCGTGCGCTACTTCGCGGTAGTCAATGTGATTGTGAGCCAGCTCTACAACACAGTGACCATCACCCCGCCAGTCACGGTTATAGACACCAATCCCGCCAACAACAGCGATACGGTATACATCTGCGCCCACCTGATTCCCGACCTCACACTCACCAAGACCAGCAACGGCCCTTGGACGGTCTTGCAGCCCGGCGCGACCTACACCCTCACGGTGACCAATAAAGGCACGGCCAGTACAGGCGGCGCACTGATTACGGTAGAAGATCTCCTGCCTGTGGGCATTGGCGCGGCCTTTCCCAGCGGGTTTTCTCCTGCACCGGGCTGGACGTGTACGTACCAAGGTGAAGCCGAGCAAGGCAAGGGCGTTGGTCTGAATCCCTTCGAGGCCCAGCGGGTGCTGTGTACCAGCAGCGTGTCTATTGCCGTGAACGGTGTCGTGAACCTGACCTTGCCCGTCAACGTAACGCCCAATGCCACAGCCACCGTGTTCAACCGCGCTAGCGTGGGTAAAAGTAACGACCCGGATCCCCGCCCTAAAGCCGAACTGTGTAATAAGACGTCTTACCCCTGTGCCGTAGACACCACCACCGTCAGCCCCCGCCCCTTGCCTCCTGTCGCTACTTGCCCGGTGGGTACTCCGGTCAATCTGCTGGCCTCTCCTCTGGAAGCCTACGTGTTCCTCGATAACGTGACCAGCGAAACACCCGCCACCTTGATCGCCAATGCAGCGGCGTACACCGTTCCTACTACGGGCAGCTTCATCGTAGACGGCAGCTATTTCTTCAACAACGGCGTTGCGCTGAACAACGCTGCCAGCCTGCCCAGCACCCTACAACTCGTGATCAACGGCACCGTGTACGCCACCTTCCTCACCGAGGCGGGCTACAGTGGCCGGGCCAGCGTCACGGCCCAAAATGGAGCGACGTTGGTGGGCGGCACTGCCACGACTGCCCTGCAACTGAACCGCACCAGCACGACAAACATCTGGGTGCAGTTGCCCGCCAGCGTGACCAGCATCACCGATGCAAAAGTGATCTTCAAATCCACCAGCCCCGGCACCGAAGCCAGCGACGACTACTCCTTCAGCGTCAAATCGATTTACGGCTGCTTTGCGCCCAATCCTAAAGCCACCGTCACCAAGACCGCGCAGAACATCACTGCCAACGGGCCTGTGGGAATCACCGGCACCGGCAAGCCCGGCGAAGTGTTGGAATACTGCATCACCACGACCAATACGGGTAATATCGGCCTCGGCAAACTCGGCTTCGGCGACAACGTGCCCGCAAACACCGCCTTCAAGCTTGGTGCCTACGGCGCAGGCAGAGACATCCGTGTCACCTACCCGGCCCCCCTAGCCGAGGCTTTCCTGACTGCCGCCGCCGACGCCGATTTGGGTGTCTTGGCTGCCGGACGGGTCACGGTGAACCCAAGCAACTTTGTGCTGGCTCCGGGCAAGGCTTACACCGTCTGCTTCCGCGCCACCATCGGCTAAGCTTCCCCTCTTATCGCGGGCCGCCCTCTGCACTGGGGCGGCCCGTTTGCTGCCGGGCTTTAAGCTTTCTTGACCCTGCGCCGCGCTGGACGCGAACCCACATTTCCGGGCAGGGGCAGGCAGGACACTGCCGCCACAAGGAGTTTGCCTGCCATGAGCGACCAACCCAGTCTGTTTGACGATGCTGTTCCTGCTGCCGCTAGTGCCCCTGCCGTACCCCTGCCCGGTGATTGGGCCGAAGTTTTGAAAGGCGAAACCAGCCAGGCTTACTTTCAAAACCTGATGACATTCTTGGCACAGCAGCGAGAAACTGTCACCGTGTACCCGCCCCCAGAAGACATGTTTACGGCACTAAAGCTCACGCCTTACGCGGGTGTAAAGGTGCTGGTACTGGGCCAAGACCCGTATCACGGCGCGGGGCAGGCGCACGGCCTGAGCTTCAGCGTGCGGCCCGGTGTGCGCCCGCCGCCCAGCCTCGCCAACATTTACAAGGAACTGCGCGACGACGTGGGCTTTCAGATTCCCAAACACGGCTCGCTGACGCCTTGGGCCGCGCAGGGCGTGCTGCTGCTGAACGCCGTTCTGACCGTCCGGGCCGGGGAAGCCAACAGCCACGCGGGGCAAGGATGGGAGAAGTTCACCGACGCGGTGATTAAGGCCGTGAACGCCAAGCCGGAGCGGGTGGTATTCGTGCTGTGGGGCGCGTATGCCCGCAAAAAGGCCAAACTGATTACCGGGCCGCAGCACACCATCATTGAAAGTGCCCACCCCAGCCCCCTCAGCGTCACCAAATTTATGGGCAGCAAGCCGTTTTCGCAGACGAATGCGGCGCTACAGGAAGCTGGCCTGACGCCCATTGAGTGGCAGTTGCCCATGCAGGCCGAAGGCTGAACGTGCCCGGACGCACCGAACTCCTTCAAGACGAATACTTGCGGCGCGGGGGCCATGACCCCAAAGCCTTTGCTTACGCCTTCCCTGATGGCGAGCCTTACACCGACCCCGACGGCTTGGCCCGCATCGCTGCGTTGGCCGTGCCGCCCGCTTATACCGATGTGTATGTGTCGCCCGACCCGGACGCCGAATTGCAAGCCTTTGGCCGAGACGCCGCTGGACGGCTGCAATACCGCTACCATCCCGATTTTGTGCAGATCGGGGCGCTGAAAAAGTGGCAACGGCTGACGCGCTTTGCCGGAGCCTTGCCCACCTTGCGGGCCGTGACCACCACCGACCTGCGCCTCAGCGGGTTGCCGCCGCGCAAGGTCATGGCCCTGATGAGCCGCGTGCTGCATGTGGCCCGTTTCCGGGTGGGCAGTGACGCCTATGCCCGTGACCACAAAACCTACGGTCTGAGTACGCTGCGGCAAAATCATGTGGGGGTGCAGGGCAGCACCGTCACCTTTCATTTTCGCGGCAAACACGGGGTCACGCAGCATAAGGCCACCCAAGACCGCACGCTGGCCGCCAACATAGAGCGCCTGCTGGAATTGCCGGGGCCGTGGCTGTTTCAGGCCGTGCAGGACGACACCCGCAGCCGCATTCGCGCTCCCGCCCTCAATTCCTACCTGCGGGAAGTCATCGGGCCGTTTACCGCCAAGGACTTCCGAACGTGGGGGGGAACCCTGCTGGCCGCCGAATTTTTGGCCGAAGCAGGCGTACCGGAAAGCGAACGCGCCGCCCGCAAAACCCTCGTGGAATGCGTGAAATATGTGGCCGCCGACTTGGGCAACACGCCCGCCGTGACGCGGGGCAGCTATATTTGCCCAGTTATTTTTGACCGATACCTAGAGGGTAAGGTGCTGGACGACTACGAACCCCGGGCCGCCAAATTGCCCCCGGAACTCGAAGGCCTGACCCGCAGTGAAGCGGCGCTGAAGCGGTTGCTGGAAAGCGAAAAAGCGCTGCGTGGGCGGCGGAAGAAGGCGGATTAATTCCGAATCAGATCCCGGCCTAGTTCCCCCACGCTCACCTTGCCGCACAGGGCCATGGCCAGCCGCAATTCTTCGTTCAGTAGGTGGAGGGTGCGGGTGACGCCTGCTTCCCCACCCGCCGCAAGGCCCCACAAGGCGGAGCGGCCCAAAAAGACGCCCTGTGCGCCCAGAGCCAACGCTTTCAGCACATCGGTGCCGCGAGTCACGCCGCCGTCTAGGTAGACCTCGCTGCGGCCTGCCACCGCGTCCACCACTTCGGGGAGGGCGTCTATGGCACTGACGGCGGTGTCCAGTTGCCGCCCACCGTGATTGCTGACCCACACATGGCAGCCGTGCTGAGCGGCCAATTCCGCGTCTTCGGCGGTCAGGATGCCCTTCAGCACGATGGGCAATGAGGTCACGCCGCGCAGCCACGCCAAGTCGTTCCAAGTCACGGTCTTATCCACCAAGCCCTGAAAATAGTTGACGAGTTGCGATCCCATGTCGGTTTCTATTCCGGCCAATTCCTGCCGTGTTCCGGCGTTGGGCACGCCCAGATGGGGCGGAAGGGCAAAGCGGTTGCGCTCGTTGGGTTCGCGGCGGCCCAAAAAC includes the following:
- a CDS encoding uracil-DNA glycosylase produces the protein MSDQPSLFDDAVPAAASAPAVPLPGDWAEVLKGETSQAYFQNLMTFLAQQRETVTVYPPPEDMFTALKLTPYAGVKVLVLGQDPYHGAGQAHGLSFSVRPGVRPPPSLANIYKELRDDVGFQIPKHGSLTPWAAQGVLLLNAVLTVRAGEANSHAGQGWEKFTDAVIKAVNAKPERVVFVLWGAYARKKAKLITGPQHTIIESAHPSPLSVTKFMGSKPFSQTNAALQEAGLTPIEWQLPMQAEG
- a CDS encoding DNA topoisomerase IB; amino-acid sequence: MPGRTELLQDEYLRRGGHDPKAFAYAFPDGEPYTDPDGLARIAALAVPPAYTDVYVSPDPDAELQAFGRDAAGRLQYRYHPDFVQIGALKKWQRLTRFAGALPTLRAVTTTDLRLSGLPPRKVMALMSRVLHVARFRVGSDAYARDHKTYGLSTLRQNHVGVQGSTVTFHFRGKHGVTQHKATQDRTLAANIERLLELPGPWLFQAVQDDTRSRIRAPALNSYLREVIGPFTAKDFRTWGGTLLAAEFLAEAGVPESERAARKTLVECVKYVAADLGNTPAVTRGSYICPVIFDRYLEGKVLDDYEPRAAKLPPELEGLTRSEAALKRLLESEKALRGRRKKAD
- a CDS encoding SdrD B-like domain-containing protein, whose protein sequence is MKLNWLPAVYRPTLSPRLALRLALLAPLVGGVASAQSMCQANGGTLEITNLVTNESRGTFGTLGAFYRDLEPANRPGAPYQFSSTTQFDSFGRPGVLVLNQKYTVTSTFGSGARLNSYGPWQAYPGHTTGSADDAYLAVNGAVSQATFLRQPVTLKPNTTYEVGLWGRSPHAANSIYGGPGGSAQLAITVDGLATGTTTDLLRGEDWERGSVIFNSGNTTSSTVFYKNISTADEGNDFYVDDVYLQECVLPSGSMTGTVYQDSNANGVQDNGEPGIAGVTMKETDRNGSTSTVVTDSNGRYTFSNLPVLNNAYRTDVVASSAPLQGLIATTPTSTTGVNVVANSTVPGGNYGYKPPNTQTDLAVYKYVDLNHPDFPSRDPAISQYYRGDTVAYYYEAFNNGPNAADGAKLVDAPRQAGQLSYLTWTCTASGGAQCPAASGTGAPNLTLPKFPSGGKVVVRYFAVVNVIVSQLYNTVTITPPVTVIDTNPANNSDTVYICAHLIPDLTLTKTSNGPWTVLQPGATYTLTVTNKGTASTGGALITVEDLLPVGIGAAFPSGFSPAPGWTCTYQGEAEQGKGVGLNPFEAQRVLCTSSVSIAVNGVVNLTLPVNVTPNATATVFNRASVGKSNDPDPRPKAELCNKTSYPCAVDTTTVSPRPLPPVATCPVGTPVNLLASPLEAYVFLDNVTSETPATLIANAAAYTVPTTGSFIVDGSYFFNNGVALNNAASLPSTLQLVINGTVYATFLTEAGYSGRASVTAQNGATLVGGTATTALQLNRTSTTNIWVQLPASVTSITDAKVIFKSTSPGTEASDDYSFSVKSIYGCFAPNPKATVTKTAQNITANGPVGITGTGKPGEVLEYCITTTNTGNIGLGKLGFGDNVPANTAFKLGAYGAGRDIRVTYPAPLAEAFLTAAADADLGVLAAGRVTVNPSNFVLAPGKAYTVCFRATIG
- a CDS encoding alpha-hydroxy acid oxidase, translated to MTTLPLGASQTPKPTLEQTVNLAEIEALGRAALDQNAHEYYASGANDEVTLRDNREGFRRLKLRPRMLVDVSNVDTRTTLLGLPVQTPIAIAPSAFHGLAHADAELGTARGAASMGTVMTLSTFSNTPIEAVAKQASTGFWFQLYLYRQREISAEVVQRAEAAGARALVLTVDAPFLGRREPNERNRFALPPHLGVPNAGTRQELAGIETDMGSQLVNYFQGLVDKTVTWNDLAWLRGVTSLPIVLKGILTAEDAELAAQHGCHVWVSNHGGRQLDTAVSAIDALPEVVDAVAGRSEVYLDGGVTRGTDVLKALALGAQGVFLGRSALWGLAAGGEAGVTRTLHLLNEELRLAMALCGKVSVGELGRDLIRN